The following proteins are co-located in the candidate division WOR-3 bacterium genome:
- the folP gene encoding dihydropteroate synthase: protein MRLLALHHPADLNSELARVGVDQRAWAIFAQKAEVIPLKITGISVAAGNILKQTALVCGADCALHRDAISGRVKKTDAILFATLRQYEQICLRLKKQPECAARLITEIQTLLAAAREPQYRVKLGRNTMNLNRTLIMGIINITPDSFYDGGRYLNPHAALERANQLVEDGADILDIGAESTRPGAEPVSPEEQLKRILPVLKPLVKKTRVPISIDTTSSRVAETVLAEGAALINDISGLKFDPALARICARYSAGLILMHIRGTPRTMQRNPVYKDLMAEITGELRKSIHQALEAGVGFENLLVDPGIGFGKKPEHNLEILRRLAELRTLNRPIVIGPSRKSFIGHVLNLPPEERLEGTITSCIVGALNGASIVRVHDVLPVRRALQILTAIQLDRSRA, encoded by the coding sequence ATGCGTCTGCTTGCATTGCACCATCCTGCCGATCTCAATTCCGAACTCGCCCGGGTGGGTGTTGACCAGCGCGCCTGGGCGATCTTCGCCCAGAAAGCCGAGGTCATTCCGCTCAAAATTACCGGTATCTCGGTAGCAGCCGGCAACATCCTCAAACAGACCGCTCTTGTCTGCGGCGCGGACTGCGCCCTGCATCGGGATGCCATCTCCGGAAGGGTGAAGAAAACCGATGCGATCCTCTTTGCCACCCTGCGCCAGTATGAACAGATCTGCCTCCGGCTGAAGAAACAGCCGGAATGTGCTGCCCGGCTCATCACCGAGATCCAGACCCTGCTTGCTGCTGCCCGCGAGCCGCAGTACCGGGTTAAACTCGGCCGCAACACCATGAATCTCAACCGCACCCTGATCATGGGCATTATCAACATAACCCCCGATTCCTTCTACGACGGTGGCCGGTATCTCAATCCGCATGCGGCACTGGAACGGGCAAATCAGCTGGTGGAAGATGGTGCGGACATTCTGGATATCGGTGCCGAATCCACCCGCCCTGGTGCAGAACCGGTGTCTCCGGAAGAACAGCTGAAACGGATCCTGCCCGTACTAAAACCGCTGGTAAAAAAGACACGGGTGCCAATCTCGATTGATACAACCAGCTCCCGGGTTGCTGAAACCGTACTTGCCGAAGGTGCCGCACTCATTAACGACATCTCCGGACTGAAGTTTGACCCCGCACTTGCCCGGATCTGCGCCCGATACAGCGCCGGCTTAATTCTGATGCACATTCGCGGCACCCCGCGCACCATGCAGCGCAATCCGGTGTATAAGGACCTGATGGCGGAAATTACCGGCGAACTCCGGAAGTCAATTCATCAGGCGCTTGAAGCCGGCGTCGGCTTTGAAAACCTGCTCGTTGACCCGGGTATCGGCTTTGGTAAAAAACCGGAACACAATCTGGAAATCCTCCGCCGCCTTGCTGAACTGCGTACCCTGAACCGGCCGATTGTAATCGGGCCATCGCGGAAATCATTCATCGGCCATGTCCTCAATCTCCCTCCGGAAGAACGGCTCGAAGGCACCATCACCAGCTGCATTGTCGGAGCACTCAACGGCGCCAGCATCGTTCGGGTTCATGATGTTCTACCGGTCCGGCGGGCGCTGCAGATACTGACGGCGATTCAGTTGGATAGAAGCCGGGCATGA